GTGCTGAAGCctctgggaggcagaggagggaacAGAGGCGGGGGTGGAGGGTCCGGGGGTAAGCAAAGCAGGGGACAGGGGCCCCGGGTACAGCGTGGGTCCCTTCCCACTTGGACCAGCCAGCCCCGTGCAGGCATCAGTCCCTCTCCCCACAGGGGCAAGGGGACCTCGGGCCTAGAGCGGCTCTCGTGTTTTCGGGATCAGCCCCTGACTGGGCAGGTGgtcctccctgccctgggggcaGGAAGCCCCCAGACGCCTCACCCCATTCCTGCCCCATTCCTGCCCGCTGCCCTTGGCCCTTCCGTGCGTCTGCTCCTGGGCGctcggcccctccccagccccgatGCCATCACAGTCCCAAGCCAGCAGCCTATGGGGCCGGACGCCGCCCGGGATCTGCTCACGGACGCCATCACTGTGCCGGAAGCCAGTGTTTGCAAGGCTTGGTGGTGGCAGAGATCAGGGTCCCAGCTGTCCTTCGCCGGGACCCTTGCTGGGGGCTCCTGAGCCCGGGGCAGCCTGACGTCCTCCCGGGTCCCCACGTCACTGCCAGGTCCCAGCTGGGATGTGGATTCCCGGTCTTAGGCTCAGCGGTGCCGCAGCTCCCGCAGTGTTTACAGATGAATCGAAGGGAAGCACTTAGCTCCCTGTggacccctgccctccccatgcCAGACCCCGATGGGCTCTGGTACAAAGCCCCTTCCAGGGCCCCGGGCGCTGGGCCTGACCTATAAAACGTTGCTATTTGATTAAGGACGATTGGGCTCCTCTTCCAACTTAATTGATTCCAGTAATGGCAGCGGGAAGAGCTTGACGGTGTTCGGGGATGCATTAGGTGGGGGTCGGCTCCGTGAGCAGGAACTGGTGCTGCTGCTCTGCCCGCGGGGCAGGATCCCGGCTCTCCACAGCCAGCCCCGACTGAGCGACCAGCCCGGGGTTCCCGGGGTTCCCTGGCCTTCCTGGGGTCCGCACCCGGCTCCCCGTGACCCCACCGAGCTCGTCTCCTGGGCTATTTGATTCAGAGAACGTGTTGTCTGCTTCCTGGGTCCAGGGGAGCGTTTCTGTTGTGGGGACAGCTCTGTCCTCCCTGGGCAGGATGGTTCCAGCTGAGAAGCAGCTCCGGAGGCTGCTGTGCAGACCCCCCAGGACTGCGGCCGGGGAGCCTGGGGCCACTGCCTCAaagtctcttctctctcctcttccaggtcctgggggagggggcctctGGAAGGGCAAGGCCGGAGGACGGATGGCCAGGGGTGGGCCCTGTCCCCTCCTGCTCCGGCGGCCTGGGGTCCTCACCTGGGCAGGAAGGGGGATCCGTGCCTGTGAGTCGGGGTAACGGAGAGAAAGCAGTGACATGCTCCGTGGTATCGGCACACCCCTTCTTGGCAGGAGACAGTGGCTGGGCAGGCCCTCACCCCAAGTTTGGCCTGTCCCCCAGGGTCACCTTCAGGGGACTCAGCTTGGTCCCAGGAGGCCTTGCAGAATTCCGTAGTGTGGTGCCTGGCAGCCAGTGTCGCGCCGTGCCCTTGTCCTTAGGGGGAGGACGGCCAGGTGCGCAGTGATGGGCCCAGCGGGGCTGCTTGGCCCTCATTCCTCCTGTGTGTGGATCCGTGCGGGGTATGAGCGGGAGCTGGGACCATCAATCCCCTCCGCCCTCTGCTGTGGGCCCAGGGGCGGGAGAGCGTGGACCTCTGTTCTTCAGGGTCAGGCCCCACTTGCCTTCACACCACAGACCAGAGCTCTCTGGCCTGGGGCCCCTGCAGCAACATGATCCCCTCCAGGCGGCCCGCTCACTCGCAGCACGGACGGCGCACAGCCGCAGGACCGAGCCGGACCTGGTGCCCCTCCCCCGGTGTGGGCAGGTGCGGGCCCCGGGTGATGGCCATCGTCACCAGGAAGTGTGCGTGTCAGGCCCGGCGTGGGCCGCTTGGAGGTCCTCCCAGCCGCGCGTCCCCCAGGGTAGGCACGCTGAGCTAAGGCAGATGAGTGACGCGCCCGGTGCCCGGCTGGGCCGCCCGCCCCTCTCTGCTCACCCGTGAGGCCAGACGCACCGGAGGGCCGCCGCGGTTCTGGTGGGTCTCACGCCCCTCTCTCCCCGCACAGTGCGGACGGGGACTTCGCGATCACCCACCTGACCAAGGCCCACCTCTTCCACGACGGGCGGGTCCAGTGGACGCCCCCCGCCATCTACAAGAGCTCGTGCAGCATCGACGTCACCTTCTTCCCGTTCGACCAGCAGAACTGCACCATGAAGTTCGGCTCCTGGACGTACGACAAGGCCAAGATCGACCTGGTGAGCATGCAGAGCCACGTGGACCAGCTGGGCCTGTGGGAGAGCGGCGAGTGGGTCATCGTGGACGCGGCGGGCACCTACAACACGCGCAAGTACGAGTGCTGCGCGGAGGTGTACCCCGACATCACCTACGCCTTCGTCATCCGCCGCCTGCCGCTCTTCTACACCATCAACCTCATCGTGCCCTGCCTGCTCATCTCCTGCCTCACCGTGCTCGTCTTCTACCTGCCGTCCGACTGCGGCGAGAAGGTCACGCTCTGCATCTCCGTGCTGCTCTCGCTCACCGTCTTCCTGCTGCTCATCACTGAGATCATCCCGTCCACCTCGCTGGTCATCCCGCTCATCGGCGAGTACCTGCTGTTCACGATGGTCTTCGTCACGCTGTCCATCGTCATCACCGTCTTCGTGCTCAACGTGCACCACCGCTCCCCGCGCACGCACACCATGCCCGCCTGGGTGCGCCGGGTCTTCCTGGACGTGGTGCCGCGCCTGCTGCTCATGAAGCGGCCCTCCGTGGTCAAGGACAACTGCAGGCGGCTCATCGAGTCCATGCACAAGGTGGCCAGCGCCCCCGGCTTCTGGCCCGAGCCCGAGGGGGAGCCTGGCGTCGTGGGCGGAGAGCGGAGCCGGGGCCCCTCGCGCTCCGCGTCCTTCCGCGGCCCCCGGGACGAGCCGGCCGAGCCCCAGCCGGCCTGCGCATCGCCCTCAGACCGGGTCCCTGCGCCGCAGCCCTCGGAGGGTGACCCCGGGAGCCCCTGTCCCTTGCCCGACTCCTGCCGCCCACCCCCCAGCACCCGGGCCCCGGGGCTCACCGAAGCCCGGTCCCTGAGCTTCCAGCACGTGTCTAGCGCGGCTGAAAGAGTGGAGGGCGGCGTTCGTTGCCGGTCTTGGAGCATCCAGGGCTGTGCTCCCCAAGACGAGGCTGCCTCCGTGGCCGGGGGCCCCATGACCAGCTCCCCTGCCTTCCCGAAGGCCAGTGCCGCCGAGCTCCTGCCCCCAGACCAGCCCTCTCCATGCAGGTGCAGGTGCAGGAAGGAGCCGTCCCCAAATGCCGTGCGCAAAGCCTGTGGCACCCGAGTGCCGGCCCGGCACCTGCCCCTGTCTCCGGCCCTGGCGCGGGCGGTGGAGGGTGTCCAGTACATTGCTGACCATCTGAAAGCTGAGGACACGGACTTCTCGGTGAGTTTCTGCCCGCGGCTGGGCACGCTCTGATcgctccccttcttccctccccggAGGACGGGGTGGCTGGTGAAAAATCCAGAATCCAGGCCCCGGACCTGGGCCGCTGAGCTCTGCGGGGCACGCAGCCCCGTCCCTCCCCTGCGCTCTCTGCCGGAGCGCCTGGTTCTGGCAGGTGGCCGGAGTGGTGAGTGAGAGCGTACCGCAGGGGTGTCCTCTGTGTCGTCCGGGCGGCGGGAGCCCATAGGCGGCAGGGAGGCCTTGCCCGGGAAGTCTGGGCCCTGCTGCTGGCCCCTGGGAAGGCCCAGGAGTGGGGCCAGGAGTGGGCCTCTGGCGGGGGGCCTGGGGGGCACTGGGCCCCGGTGCACGAGTGGAAGGGTAGTAAGAGGGACTGAAAGGCCTGATGGGGAGGGCAGGGTTGGGGTTTAGGGCGCAGCCCACATCTGTCAGGcagggagaaggaacagggagTGGTGGGTGTCTGGGCAGTAATGCTTGCCCAGCCTCAGGGACCTGGGGACCCGGGAGCCGGTCCTCCTGTGGGGCTTCTGGGCCACCAGCAGGGATCAAAGGAGCCCGGACAGGGTCCCCAGTCTCCCGGCTGAGTGCTGAGACAGGAGCTCCTGCTCTTCCCGGGTCCTGGAGGAAAGGTCACCGGGCAGTGGGCAGTGGGCAGGGGACTGCCTGCCACTAAGGGAacgtcttccttccttctgctgatgTCTGCCTGCCGGTCACAGGGTTGCGGTGGGGATGGGGGCCCCGAGGGCCAGGATTCCCAGCGCAGACTGGCGGACACTCAGGTCCCCATggagccaggagagagagaggggtgtcTACCAGGGTCCAGGCTGACGGGGGACCCTCAGGTCAGAGCACGGgtagaagtgggggtggggactgtCCTCAGTCTGTGGGGCCGTCCCTTGCCGGCAGCCTGGGCCTGGCAGCTGTCCTGCAGCATCGCCCTTGCCCTTGCCCGCTGTGTCCTGCCTGGTGAtgcccgctgctgctgctgctgtgggcGTGGGtcctccctgtctctcctgcCTGCACCCTGGGTCATGGCCCCTGATTACGGGGGGGACACGTTTGGCCCCAGGACCACTGGGTTTGTGGCTGAGTGAGCCCTGGACGGGACGGGGGCCCTGGGCCCGTGCAACACACCCCTGAGAGGACCTCCTGTAGAATCCAGGCTGGGAAGCCATTCGGGAGGTTTCCGGAAGCTTCTGCCTGGGAGAccctgctcctgggaccccaTTTAGCCGCAGCAGACGGGTCCCTGACTCGACGTGTAGGTCTGAGCCCCGCTGAGGAGGGACAGACGCCCTTGGGAGTGTGCAGAGTCCTGACGGGCTCTGGCGGCCGTGCGCACCTGCCCGGCGGGGGCCCAGCCCCACGCTTGTCTGCGTGGCGTGATGGAGCACCACGACCTGGTTCTGGCTTCGGAGTGACGCCAGGCTCTGGGGGGCCCAGCTGCCTTGACGCGGGTGGACCTTGGATGCTCTGCGAGGCTTTGTCCGCGAGGCCTTTCATCCAGGATGGGGGACGCGCCCGGGGGATCAAAGACAAAGCAGGGAAAGAGGCCGCGGGCCACTGCTCAGCCTTCCTGGAACGGAGGGTCCTGGAGGGACTTTTTATTTATAAGTGACCTTGCTTGCTCCCCATTTTCAGTTTGGTTTAGAACCGTTGAAAAGCATCAGGGTGCCTGTGAGTTCTTGGGAAATCAGAGCAGAGAAGG
This genomic interval from Mustela lutreola isolate mMusLut2 chromosome 9, mMusLut2.pri, whole genome shotgun sequence contains the following:
- the CHRNA4 gene encoding neuronal acetylcholine receptor subunit alpha-4, which produces MELGGPGAPPPPLLPPLLLLLGAGFLPASSPVETRAHAEERLLKTLFSGYNKWSRPVANISDVVLVHFGLSIAQLIDVDEKNQMMTTNVWVKQEWYDYKLRWDPADYENVTSIRIPSELIWRPDIVLYNNADGDFAITHLTKAHLFHDGRVQWTPPAIYKSSCSIDVTFFPFDQQNCTMKFGSWTYDKAKIDLVSMQSHVDQLGLWESGEWVIVDAAGTYNTRKYECCAEVYPDITYAFVIRRLPLFYTINLIVPCLLISCLTVLVFYLPSDCGEKVTLCISVLLSLTVFLLLITEIIPSTSLVIPLIGEYLLFTMVFVTLSIVITVFVLNVHHRSPRTHTMPAWVRRVFLDVVPRLLLMKRPSVVKDNCRRLIESMHKVASAPGFWPEPEGEPGVVGGERSRGPSRSASFRGPRDEPAEPQPACASPSDRVPAPQPSEGDPGSPCPLPDSCRPPPSTRAPGLTEARSLSFQHVSSAAERVEGGVRCRSWSIQGCAPQDEAASVAGGPMTSSPAFPKASAAELLPPDQPSPCRCRCRKEPSPNAVRKACGTRVPARHLPLSPALARAVEGVQYIADHLKAEDTDFSVKEDWKYVAMVIDRIFLWVFVIVCLLGTAGLFLPPWLAGMI